Proteins from one Candidatus Izemoplasmatales bacterium genomic window:
- a CDS encoding ABC transporter ATP-binding protein: protein MNRLYLKYALLYMVGIAALIAVDFYQLEIPEIIGGIIRGLENATLTESVLWGYVVDIALIAVVLVVGRFLWRICIMGTSWRTGYDLRNAMFEHAEKLSQTFYQHNKSGALMALFTSDLDAVRMAFGPGILMFFDVLFLGTFALYKMAVLQPVLTLITVIPLAMVSVMAAFVSRITGAKFKARQKALEDMFDFTQENFYGIAVIKAFVNELREIRRFARINQDNHDKNMSFVKVSTLMHTGIQMFITLIRIIMLAVGGYIAYRTFGLPDGDPAKLDAAMLATFAGYFGTVIWPMMAVGRLINMRSQANASLQRINGLLDQKVEIVDGENVVSDIDIKGRIVFNNLTFRYPGTKAEVLRNIDFEIAAGQTVGIIGRTGSGKTTIVDVLLRLYNLKSNEVVVDGVDLMRIPLRTIRGAIGYVPQDNFIFSDTVRNNIAFGVDGATDEAIVAMATAADVHENIEDFPDRYDTIVGERGVTLSGGQKQRVSIARALIKDPPILIMDDSFSAVDTKTEEAVLGRLRELRAGKTTILIAHRISTIKDADRIVVIDDGRVAATGTHDELLATSPLYAEMVLRQQLEAAIEGGNGNA, encoded by the coding sequence GTGAACAGACTCTATCTCAAATACGCCCTGCTGTATATGGTCGGCATCGCCGCCCTGATCGCGGTCGACTTCTATCAGCTCGAGATTCCCGAGATCATCGGCGGAATCATCCGGGGACTGGAGAACGCGACGCTGACGGAGTCGGTCCTCTGGGGATACGTCGTCGACATCGCGCTGATCGCCGTCGTCCTCGTGGTCGGCCGCTTCCTGTGGCGCATCTGCATCATGGGCACCTCCTGGCGGACCGGGTACGACCTGCGCAACGCCATGTTCGAGCACGCCGAGAAACTCAGCCAGACGTTCTACCAGCACAACAAGTCCGGCGCCCTGATGGCGCTCTTCACGAGCGACCTCGACGCCGTCCGGATGGCGTTCGGCCCGGGGATCCTGATGTTCTTCGACGTCCTCTTCCTCGGCACGTTCGCGCTCTACAAGATGGCCGTCCTCCAGCCCGTCCTCACCCTCATCACCGTCATCCCGCTCGCCATGGTGTCGGTCATGGCGGCGTTCGTGAGCCGCATCACCGGCGCCAAGTTCAAGGCCCGACAGAAGGCGCTCGAGGACATGTTCGACTTCACCCAGGAGAACTTCTACGGGATCGCCGTGATCAAGGCGTTCGTGAACGAACTGCGCGAGATCCGGCGGTTTGCCAGAATCAATCAGGACAACCACGACAAGAACATGTCGTTCGTCAAGGTCTCGACGCTCATGCATACCGGGATCCAGATGTTCATCACCCTGATCCGGATCATCATGCTCGCGGTCGGCGGCTACATCGCCTACCGCACCTTCGGTCTGCCCGACGGCGATCCGGCGAAGCTCGACGCCGCCATGCTGGCGACCTTCGCCGGCTACTTCGGCACCGTGATCTGGCCGATGATGGCGGTCGGCCGCCTCATCAACATGCGCTCCCAGGCGAACGCCAGCCTCCAGCGGATCAACGGCCTGCTCGACCAGAAGGTCGAGATCGTCGACGGCGAGAACGTCGTCTCCGACATCGACATCAAGGGCCGGATCGTCTTCAACAACCTCACCTTCAGGTACCCCGGCACGAAGGCCGAGGTGCTCAGGAACATCGACTTCGAAATCGCGGCGGGACAGACCGTCGGGATCATCGGCCGAACCGGATCCGGCAAGACGACGATCGTCGACGTCCTCCTCCGTCTCTACAACCTGAAGTCGAACGAGGTCGTCGTCGACGGCGTCGACCTGATGCGGATTCCGCTCAGGACGATCCGCGGCGCGATCGGCTACGTCCCCCAGGACAACTTCATCTTCTCCGACACGGTCCGAAACAACATCGCCTTCGGCGTCGACGGCGCGACCGACGAGGCGATCGTCGCGATGGCGACGGCGGCCGACGTCCACGAGAACATCGAGGACTTCCCCGACCGGTACGACACGATCGTCGGCGAGCGCGGCGTCACCCTCTCGGGCGGCCAGAAGCAGCGCGTCTCGATCGCCCGCGCGCTCATCAAGGATCCGCCGATCCTGATCATGGACGACTCCTTCAGCGCGGTCGACACCAAGACCGAGGAGGCCGTCCTCGGAAGACTCCGCGAACTCCGCGCCGGCAAGACCACGATCCTGATCGCGCACCGCATCTCGACGATCAAGGACGCCGACCGGATCGTCGTCATCGACGACGGCCGGGTCGCCGCGACCGGGACCCACGACGAGCTCCTTGCGACCTCGCCGCTCTACGCCGAGATGGTTCTCCGCCAGCAGCTCGAAGCGGCGATCGAAGGGGGGAACGGCAATGCCTAG
- a CDS encoding ABC transporter ATP-binding protein, whose product MPRPSALVDIDSIRTRKYSDWTIIKRLLSYIGPHLVLFIPISLFLLLLVGLDLVGPLLLARVLDMLGQDPIDLSGILWISLGYVGIMAVNGFLSYQQTMLLQGLGQKVIYAIRKDVFDHIEALSISQFNKVPVGKLVTRVTSDTSTLNTMYTDVLVNLFRNSLTIVGAFITMFVMQPRLSLYISAVVPFVAIASVVFRKFTRRAYRNVRTQVSVINAFLSEHLSGMKLIQIFNREPKKLDEFRERSAKLRKYQLNQMTTFAIYRPFMYFLYVVALIIALWFGGKLAIQGVISFGILYAFTDYIHKFFDPIQELAEQFDTMQAAFTSGERIFEILDTKPEVVDAADAQPIVFRGKIEFEHVWFAYIGEDWILKDVSFVVEPRETVAFVGATGSGKTTILSLIVRNYDIQKGRILIDGVDIRGIEIGSLRKQVGQMLQDVFLFSGTVESNIRLGDEEITDADIVEAARYVNADRFIDRLPAKYAEPVRERGNNFSSGQRQLLSFARTIVHRPSVMILDEATANIDTETEELIQESLAKMMNIGTMIIVAHRLSTIQHVDKIIVMQKGKIIEMGNHQELLRNKGHYYMLYRLQYDRKLENI is encoded by the coding sequence ATGCCTAGACCTTCCGCCCTCGTCGACATCGACTCGATCCGCACCCGCAAGTATTCCGACTGGACGATCATCAAGCGGCTGCTCTCCTACATCGGTCCGCATCTCGTCCTCTTCATCCCGATCTCGCTCTTCCTGCTCCTCCTCGTCGGCCTCGACCTCGTCGGCCCGCTGCTCCTTGCGCGCGTGCTCGACATGCTCGGCCAGGACCCGATCGACCTCAGCGGAATCCTCTGGATCTCGCTCGGCTACGTCGGCATCATGGCCGTCAACGGCTTTCTCTCCTACCAGCAGACGATGCTTCTGCAGGGGCTCGGACAGAAGGTCATCTACGCGATCAGGAAAGACGTCTTCGATCACATCGAGGCGCTCTCCATCTCCCAGTTCAACAAGGTCCCCGTCGGGAAGCTCGTGACCCGCGTCACCTCCGACACCTCGACCCTCAACACGATGTACACCGACGTCCTCGTGAACCTCTTCCGCAACTCGCTCACGATCGTCGGCGCGTTCATCACGATGTTCGTGATGCAGCCGCGGCTCTCGCTCTACATCTCCGCGGTCGTGCCGTTCGTGGCGATCGCCTCGGTTGTGTTCCGCAAGTTCACGCGCCGCGCCTACCGCAACGTCCGCACCCAGGTCTCGGTCATCAACGCCTTCCTCTCGGAACACCTTTCCGGGATGAAGCTGATCCAGATCTTCAACCGCGAGCCGAAAAAGCTCGACGAGTTCCGCGAGCGCAGCGCGAAGCTCCGGAAGTACCAGCTGAACCAGATGACGACGTTCGCGATCTACCGTCCGTTCATGTACTTCCTCTACGTCGTCGCGCTCATCATCGCGCTTTGGTTCGGCGGCAAGCTCGCGATCCAGGGGGTCATCTCCTTCGGCATCCTCTACGCCTTCACCGACTACATCCACAAGTTCTTCGATCCGATCCAGGAGCTCGCCGAACAGTTCGACACGATGCAGGCCGCCTTCACCTCGGGCGAGCGCATCTTCGAGATCCTCGACACGAAGCCCGAGGTCGTCGACGCCGCCGACGCGCAGCCGATCGTCTTCCGGGGGAAGATCGAGTTCGAGCACGTCTGGTTCGCCTACATCGGCGAGGACTGGATCCTCAAGGACGTGAGCTTCGTCGTCGAGCCTCGCGAGACGGTCGCCTTCGTCGGCGCCACCGGCTCCGGCAAGACGACGATCCTCTCGCTCATCGTCCGCAACTACGACATCCAGAAGGGACGGATCCTGATCGACGGCGTCGACATCCGCGGAATCGAGATCGGTTCGCTCCGCAAGCAGGTCGGGCAGATGCTCCAGGACGTGTTCTTGTTCTCCGGCACGGTCGAGTCGAACATCCGGCTCGGCGACGAGGAGATCACCGACGCCGACATCGTCGAGGCGGCGAGGTACGTGAACGCCGACCGCTTCATCGACCGGTTGCCGGCGAAGTACGCCGAGCCCGTGCGCGAACGCGGGAACAACTTCTCCTCCGGCCAGCGCCAGCTCCTCTCCTTCGCCCGCACGATCGTCCACCGGCCGTCGGTGATGATCCTCGACGAGGCGACCGCGAACATCGACACCGAGACCGAGGAACTGATCCAGGAATCGCTCGCGAAGATGATGAACATCGGCACGATGATCATCGTCGCCCACCGTCTCTCCACGATTCAGCACGTCGACAAGATCATCGTGATGCAGAAGGGGAAGATCATCGAGATGGGCAACCATCAGGAACTCCTCCGGAACAAGGGTCACTACTACATGCTCTATCGTCTCCAGTACGACCGAAAACTGGAAAACATCTGA
- a CDS encoding DUF1508 domain-containing protein has protein sequence MCFAKWFKKKNKPVAAVAPEPVKTHAPIPAAMPEPAPVKPVELKPEPKPEPKPEPKPEPKSEPKPEPKPEPKPEPKPETKPEPKPEPRPELKPEPKPEPKPEPKPEVPKATNAGRYSGKYEVFPEAGLFKYRLKASNGEILVVSQGYSTRNGAIAGIDTFKKNVEGGLFEVYTDKSGFSQFLLFSANKSRLLSTGEFYETEARAASAIESVKKFAANDKIMQLDELPAAEVREELVKLNPIEPNDNGKVEVASDGKEWTFTLKASNGEVLFISNGYASKSGAVAGLESVKKAVEAGNFRVSQDKQKRFQFRLYAANSQMILTGETYPSVENCLSAVDSVRRFLAKAKVVDRIPEKK, from the coding sequence ATGTGTTTTGCGAAATGGTTCAAGAAGAAGAACAAACCGGTCGCCGCGGTCGCTCCGGAACCCGTCAAGACGCATGCGCCGATCCCGGCCGCGATGCCCGAACCGGCTCCCGTGAAACCGGTCGAGCTGAAACCGGAACCGAAGCCCGAGCCTAAGCCCGAGCCCAAACCAGAGCCGAAATCCGAGCCCAAACCGGAACCGAAACCGGAACCGAAACCGGAACCCAAGCCAGAAACCAAGCCCGAGCCGAAACCCGAACCGAGACCCGAACTGAAACCCGAGCCGAAGCCCGAGCCGAAGCCCGAGCCGAAACCCGAAGTTCCCAAGGCGACGAATGCCGGGCGCTATTCCGGCAAATACGAAGTCTTTCCGGAAGCCGGCTTGTTCAAGTATCGCCTGAAGGCGTCCAACGGCGAGATCCTCGTCGTGAGCCAGGGCTACTCGACCAGAAACGGCGCCATCGCCGGCATCGACACGTTCAAGAAGAACGTCGAGGGAGGCCTCTTCGAGGTCTACACCGACAAGAGCGGATTCAGTCAGTTCCTGCTCTTCTCCGCGAACAAGTCGCGTCTGCTTTCGACCGGCGAGTTCTACGAGACCGAGGCGCGCGCCGCATCGGCGATCGAATCGGTCAAGAAGTTCGCCGCCAACGACAAGATCATGCAGCTCGACGAACTGCCCGCCGCGGAAGTCCGCGAGGAACTCGTCAAGCTGAATCCGATCGAGCCCAACGACAACGGCAAGGTCGAGGTCGCGTCCGACGGGAAGGAATGGACCTTCACGCTCAAGGCCTCCAACGGCGAGGTCCTGTTCATCTCGAACGGCTATGCCTCCAAATCGGGGGCCGTCGCCGGACTCGAATCCGTCAAGAAAGCCGTCGAAGCCGGCAACTTCCGCGTCTCGCAGGACAAGCAGAAGCGGTTCCAGTTCCGTCTCTACGCCGCCAACAGCCAGATGATCCTGACCGGTGAGACGTATCCCTCCGTCGAGAACTGCCTGTCCGCCGTCGACTCCGTCCGCCGCTTCCTGGCGAAGGCCAAGGTCGTCGACAGGATTCCCGAAAAGAAATAG
- the cls gene encoding cardiolipin synthase, with amino-acid sequence MKRIFLVVLLFIVVLFVYTAAAVQYITISSLNSLLPSWIAVLAIEILLGIVSVLVTIRIILKQTYAYKKSHWILIMLLNPVMGIILYVVFARDYRTGRLTRTRPLIASRAFLALEESTAPDYGIQPYGDLFRYIRANTGRAVYDGDTAVEILNNGDVFFPRLIEALKAAREYILMEFYIVKTDGIGRTVLDVLAERARAGVKVHLLYDHFGSNKHLDRRYMKTLREAGVVVGVFDPQKLSFSDSNVNFRNHRKATIIDGRIGFVGGLNLGDEYNHGSPRFGFWRDTHVLIRGNGVTSIQNVFVKDWYYVTGTVLEKPLDKSVEEFPGLFAIIESGPDFENGLIKDVYFKMINAAKRSIKIATPYLILEPEMMLSLKIAAQSGVRIDILVPGKSDYAMVGFATRSYYETLLSYGIRVHEYADTFVHSKILIVDDAIASVGSVNFDPRSFHLNFEATAVFENAAVADLVAAFAADLERAPSIELTEWQRRGIVKRLVQGLFNLFSPLF; translated from the coding sequence ATGAAACGCATCTTCCTCGTCGTGCTCCTCTTCATCGTCGTCCTCTTCGTCTACACGGCGGCGGCGGTGCAGTACATCACGATCAGTTCGCTCAACTCGCTTCTGCCCAGCTGGATCGCCGTGCTCGCGATCGAGATCCTGCTCGGGATCGTCTCCGTCCTGGTCACGATCCGGATCATCCTGAAGCAGACCTACGCCTACAAGAAGTCCCACTGGATCCTGATCATGCTCCTGAATCCGGTGATGGGCATCATCCTCTACGTCGTCTTCGCCCGCGATTATCGGACCGGACGGCTCACCCGTACGCGTCCGCTGATCGCCAGCCGCGCCTTCCTCGCCCTTGAGGAATCGACCGCTCCCGATTACGGCATTCAACCCTACGGAGACCTCTTCCGCTACATCCGCGCGAACACCGGACGCGCCGTCTACGACGGGGACACGGCCGTCGAGATCCTGAACAACGGCGACGTCTTCTTCCCCCGCCTGATCGAGGCTCTGAAGGCGGCGCGCGAATACATCCTGATGGAGTTCTACATCGTCAAGACCGACGGGATCGGCCGCACCGTCCTCGACGTGCTTGCGGAGCGGGCGCGCGCCGGCGTGAAGGTCCATCTCCTCTACGACCATTTCGGATCGAACAAGCACCTTGATCGCCGGTACATGAAAACCCTTCGCGAGGCGGGCGTCGTCGTCGGCGTCTTCGATCCGCAGAAACTCTCGTTTTCGGACTCCAACGTCAACTTCCGCAACCACCGCAAGGCGACGATCATCGACGGCCGCATCGGCTTCGTCGGCGGACTCAACCTCGGCGACGAGTACAACCACGGTTCACCGCGCTTCGGCTTCTGGAGAGACACCCACGTGCTGATCCGCGGCAACGGCGTGACCTCGATCCAGAACGTCTTCGTGAAGGACTGGTACTACGTCACCGGCACCGTCCTCGAGAAGCCGCTCGACAAGTCCGTCGAGGAGTTCCCCGGCCTCTTCGCGATCATCGAGTCCGGACCGGACTTCGAGAACGGCCTCATCAAGGACGTCTACTTCAAGATGATCAACGCCGCGAAGCGGTCGATCAAGATCGCGACTCCGTACCTGATCCTCGAACCGGAGATGATGCTTTCGCTCAAGATCGCCGCCCAGAGCGGCGTCCGGATCGACATCCTCGTCCCCGGCAAGAGCGACTACGCGATGGTCGGCTTCGCGACTCGGTCGTACTACGAAACCCTGCTCTCCTACGGCATCCGCGTGCACGAGTACGCCGATACGTTCGTCCATTCGAAGATCCTGATCGTCGACGACGCGATCGCGTCGGTCGGTTCGGTCAACTTCGACCCACGCAGCTTCCATCTCAACTTCGAGGCGACCGCCGTGTTCGAAAACGCGGCCGTCGCCGACCTGGTCGCCGCCTTCGCGGCCGACCTCGAACGCGCACCGTCGATCGAACTGACCGAATGGCAGCGTCGCGGCATCGTCAAGCGTCTCGTCCAGGGGCTGTTCAACCTGTTCAGCCCACTCTTCTGA